In Lacibacter sp. H407, a genomic segment contains:
- a CDS encoding GIN domain-containing protein: MKQFFILFIGMLTATTVVKAAEVTREIELTQSIYSIEISHDMDVVLTESTESTIRITGEEKATKAVLYDVTKGKLKLLSKKGSLKNRITVFIPVQNLRKLNINGTSHVRSNGVLASQQLQVKLGGHAKVEINNIGDIIFQADEDIDMQVKKWNTTKLRQ, from the coding sequence ATGAAACAGTTTTTTATTTTATTCATCGGCATGCTTACAGCAACTACAGTTGTAAAAGCTGCTGAAGTAACCAGAGAAATCGAATTAACACAATCCATTTACAGCATTGAGATCAGCCACGATATGGATGTGGTGCTTACAGAAAGTACGGAATCAACGATCCGTATTACCGGCGAAGAAAAAGCAACCAAAGCCGTATTGTATGATGTTACAAAAGGCAAGTTGAAACTACTCAGCAAAAAGGGATCGTTGAAAAACAGAATCACTGTTTTTATTCCGGTGCAAAATCTGCGCAAGCTGAATATCAACGGCACATCGCATGTACGCAGCAATGGAGTACTTGCATCGCAACAATTGCAGGTAAAGTTGGGCGGCCATGCAAAAGTGGAGATCAATAATATCGGCGATATCATCTTCCAGGCCGATGAAGATATTGATATGCAGGTCAAAAAATGGAACACTACAAAGCTGCGTCAATAA
- a CDS encoding ligand-binding sensor domain-containing protein, giving the protein MRILLLLLFVSTTWLHVSAQRFPYAFNRISTDDGMGLQSNVLFSIYQDQKGYIWVGGSNGVQRFDGAKFVTFSPDGTRGDPLPTVAVNQILPADSTSMWLAAFSLREFGIFNPSTYSYHKVPLQTSKSLPARSEFRMWQDAYGDTYINIHGYGKIVKYDNKAGAFTENTPLNKLPANWKATFNTFHDQQKKQYWIVTDSGLCVYDEASKQMWSRKYNPANLALLNNADVQYRVTEFFIDDQRRHWVFNWPGVQEFHCFDSTGTRSLQDTAGLNGVNTSYSELRHFFQTSKGTLWIYGLGNLFSVEPGNAENKDRFQLYRNQYLDNYGIRYEAVNQLYEDKDGMVWIATDQGLYYTSPFSADIVNIYLSNIPGYYNVTDIIELQNGDYWLSTWGKGVLTMNRSFRPYPSPLYTNTSLIDKTRLTAYKQTWSMCQQRTTGKVFIGCQMGLLMVYDPATKKTDYLEPDVFENRTIRYITEDQDNNIWFGTQAGRVIRYDGTDYKIVLDLGIGAIIYKILIDKQGWAWIATHDKGVYALNTKTGKVEQHYTADDATQPLFAGTCYDLEQLNDSIIYAATEALNIINKKTGKVEQVSLREGLPSNSIKRLRLDNSGYLWIITHKGLSRYDHKRKRFTSYGRKDGILIAESSDKADYICSEGYLMFTGTNSLLFFKPETFRRSTPPPDVTITDFLLGSEYQLLDSLQRLPEIRLMPDQNNFMISFACLDYKNRDKFIYYYKMEGLHKDWIRADRLSVPFTALAPGHYTFLVKAESLDGMVSKNISSLRIFVKPPFWRTYWFAATLLLLLALIAYSMHRLRLHRYFAVEKIRNRVARDLHDDMGSTLSTINILSSMAKAKLNTDSIKTGEYINKISDNSQRMMEAMDDIVWAIKPSNDSMQKVVARMREFATSVFEAKDIDLEFKAEEEVNEAKIDMEGRRDFFLIFKEAVNNAAKYSKCGKALVHVSVEKTTLQLRVKDNGVGFDVKAADGGNGLGNMQKRTDALKGKLQLISKQGEGTEVVLTVPLNA; this is encoded by the coding sequence ATGAGAATTCTTTTACTCCTTCTTTTCGTTAGTACCACATGGCTGCATGTATCGGCGCAGCGGTTTCCCTATGCGTTCAACCGCATCAGCACGGATGATGGAATGGGGTTGCAGTCTAATGTGCTCTTCAGTATTTACCAGGATCAGAAAGGATATATATGGGTTGGCGGCAGTAATGGTGTGCAGCGTTTTGATGGTGCCAAGTTTGTAACGTTTAGTCCCGATGGTACCAGGGGAGATCCATTGCCAACGGTTGCCGTAAATCAAATACTTCCTGCCGATAGTACCAGCATGTGGCTGGCTGCTTTTTCATTGCGTGAGTTTGGAATTTTTAATCCATCTACCTACAGTTATCATAAAGTGCCGTTACAGACTTCGAAGAGCCTGCCCGCCCGTTCCGAATTCAGAATGTGGCAGGATGCGTACGGCGATACCTACATCAACATACATGGCTATGGAAAAATTGTGAAGTATGATAATAAGGCAGGAGCCTTTACCGAGAATACGCCATTGAATAAATTACCTGCTAACTGGAAAGCAACATTCAACACATTTCATGACCAGCAGAAAAAGCAATACTGGATCGTTACCGACAGCGGATTGTGTGTGTATGATGAAGCCAGTAAACAAATGTGGAGTCGAAAGTACAATCCGGCGAATCTTGCATTGTTGAATAATGCCGATGTTCAATACAGAGTTACTGAATTTTTCATTGATGATCAACGCAGACATTGGGTGTTTAACTGGCCGGGCGTGCAGGAGTTTCATTGTTTTGATTCCACAGGAACAAGATCGTTACAGGATACAGCCGGTTTAAACGGCGTAAACACTTCTTATTCTGAACTGCGGCATTTCTTTCAAACATCGAAGGGTACACTATGGATCTACGGCCTCGGCAACTTATTCAGTGTGGAGCCGGGTAATGCAGAGAACAAAGATCGTTTTCAATTGTACCGCAATCAGTATCTCGATAATTACGGCATCCGCTACGAAGCGGTGAATCAGTTGTACGAAGATAAAGATGGGATGGTTTGGATCGCAACCGATCAGGGGTTGTATTATACCTCGCCTTTCTCAGCCGACATCGTCAATATTTATTTATCGAACATACCGGGTTATTATAACGTAACTGATATTATTGAATTGCAGAATGGCGACTACTGGCTCAGTACCTGGGGCAAGGGTGTGTTAACAATGAACAGAAGTTTTCGCCCTTATCCGTCACCGTTATATACCAACACTTCGTTGATTGATAAAACCAGGTTAACAGCATACAAACAAACATGGAGTATGTGTCAGCAACGTACAACCGGAAAAGTATTTATCGGTTGCCAGATGGGTTTGCTGATGGTGTATGATCCTGCAACTAAAAAAACGGACTACCTCGAGCCCGATGTATTTGAGAATCGCACCATCCGTTATATTACGGAAGATCAGGATAACAATATTTGGTTTGGTACACAGGCAGGCCGTGTGATCAGGTATGATGGAACAGATTATAAAATTGTACTTGATCTTGGTATTGGTGCCATCATTTATAAAATATTAATTGACAAACAAGGCTGGGCGTGGATCGCCACACATGATAAAGGTGTGTATGCACTCAATACCAAAACAGGAAAAGTGGAACAGCATTACACAGCAGATGATGCAACACAGCCATTGTTTGCCGGTACCTGTTACGATCTGGAGCAATTGAACGACAGTATTATTTATGCTGCTACAGAAGCACTGAATATTATTAATAAAAAGACGGGTAAAGTGGAGCAGGTATCGCTGCGTGAAGGATTACCTTCCAATTCCATCAAGCGGTTGCGGTTAGATAACAGCGGATATTTATGGATCATTACACATAAAGGATTGTCCCGTTACGATCATAAACGAAAACGTTTTACCAGTTACGGACGTAAAGACGGCATATTGATCGCTGAGTCATCAGACAAAGCGGATTATATCTGCAGCGAAGGATACCTGATGTTTACCGGCACCAACAGTTTGTTGTTTTTTAAACCGGAAACATTTCGAAGAAGTACACCACCGCCGGATGTTACCATCACCGATTTTTTATTGGGAAGCGAATATCAATTACTTGATTCGTTACAGCGTTTACCGGAAATACGATTAATGCCTGATCAGAATAATTTCATGATCAGCTTTGCCTGTCTTGATTACAAAAACAGGGATAAGTTTATTTACTATTATAAAATGGAAGGGCTGCATAAAGACTGGATCAGGGCCGATCGCTTATCTGTACCTTTTACTGCACTTGCACCGGGTCATTATACTTTTCTGGTGAAAGCCGAAAGCCTGGATGGAATGGTTTCAAAAAATATTTCATCACTACGCATTTTTGTAAAACCTCCTTTCTGGCGAACCTATTGGTTTGCGGCCACATTGCTGTTGCTGCTGGCATTGATTGCTTACAGTATGCATCGTCTTCGTTTGCACCGCTACTTTGCTGTTGAAAAGATCCGCAACCGTGTAGCCCGTGATCTGCACGATGATATGGGCAGTACACTCAGCACCATTAATATTCTCAGCTCCATGGCGAAAGCAAAGTTGAATACGGATTCAATAAAAACGGGTGAATATATCAATAAGATCAGCGATAACAGTCAGCGGATGATGGAAGCAATGGATGATATTGTGTGGGCCATTAAGCCATCCAACGACAGTATGCAGAAAGTGGTGGCACGCATGCGGGAGTTTGCCACAAGTGTGTTTGAAGCAAAAGATATTGACCTGGAGTTTAAAGCAGAAGAGGAAGTGAATGAAGCAAAAATTGATATGGAAGGGCGCAGGGATTTCTTCCTTATTTTTAAAGAAGCGGTGAATAATGCAGCCAAGTATTCAAAGTGCGGCAAAGCACTCGTGCATGTATCTGTTGAAAAAACAACATTGCAGTTACGTGTAAAAGATAATGGTGTTGGATTTGATGTAAAAGCAGCCGATGGAGGGAACGGGTTGGGCAATATGCAGAAGCGGACAGATGCATTGAAAGGCAAACTTCAATTGATATCGAAGCAAGGTGAAGGAACGGAAGTAGTATTAACAGTACCTCTTAATGCATAA
- a CDS encoding acyltransferase translates to MTRSLSQKFRFFTFICIGLLAYVHGYNLNDTYLAPFSTVEEPLTFTSFFEYLFANGLLRFRIPMLFMISGYLYATYDHRPYKQQVKSRFRSLIIPYFIWSAFGLLFTFLLQQFPYTANVVYAAGIDQLGDNRPYTEIGWSGMAERLLLRPIAYQLWFILALFFFNLLYPAIRWMVVKLPYIWLPLTFLLFFVAVINVPFVDFRGLFFFSFGVWLQKRNISLEKEPAWLSVGIAFIAFIGLSVIKTFMAFELEPNTTATLISLLVIHQSAVLTGIVAIWFGADRVVTWIMNKEWFHTASGYSFFMFGLHVPLLPYVMKWALMNTSMLPNYRLLCYLVVPFLVLCFCIWMGSLLRRYIPRLYLLTTGGRGF, encoded by the coding sequence ATGACCCGTTCACTCAGCCAGAAATTCCGCTTCTTTACGTTTATCTGTATTGGCTTGCTGGCTTATGTGCACGGGTACAATTTGAACGATACTTATCTCGCTCCTTTCAGTACAGTAGAAGAGCCATTAACATTTACCAGTTTTTTCGAATACCTTTTTGCAAACGGATTGCTTCGTTTTCGTATACCGATGTTGTTTATGATCTCGGGTTATCTCTATGCAACGTACGATCACAGGCCGTACAAACAACAGGTGAAGAGCAGGTTCCGTTCATTGATCATTCCTTACTTTATCTGGAGTGCGTTTGGATTGTTGTTTACATTTTTATTGCAACAGTTTCCTTATACTGCTAATGTTGTTTATGCAGCAGGTATTGATCAGTTGGGTGATAACCGTCCCTACACCGAAATTGGATGGTCCGGTATGGCAGAGCGTTTGTTGTTAAGACCTATTGCCTATCAATTGTGGTTTATTCTGGCCTTGTTCTTTTTTAACCTGCTTTATCCCGCCATCCGATGGATGGTTGTAAAACTCCCATACATCTGGCTACCGCTAACCTTCCTGTTATTTTTTGTTGCGGTGATAAATGTTCCGTTTGTTGATTTTCGTGGATTGTTTTTCTTTTCGTTTGGTGTGTGGCTGCAAAAGCGAAACATTTCATTGGAGAAAGAGCCTGCGTGGTTAAGTGTTGGAATCGCCTTTATTGCATTCATTGGTTTATCGGTGATCAAAACATTCATGGCATTTGAACTGGAACCAAATACCACTGCAACATTGATCAGTTTACTTGTGATCCATCAGTCGGCTGTATTGACCGGTATTGTAGCGATCTGGTTTGGGGCCGATCGGGTGGTTACATGGATCATGAATAAAGAATGGTTTCATACGGCAAGCGGGTATTCGTTCTTTATGTTTGGCTTACATGTGCCGTTACTTCCTTACGTAATGAAATGGGCGTTAATGAATACATCTATGTTACCAAATTACCGTTTGCTTTGTTACCTGGTTGTTCCATTTCTTGTACTTTGTTTTTGTATATGGATGGGTAGTTTACTGCGGCGGTACATTCCCCGTTTGTATCTGCTCACAACAGGAGGAAGAGGCTTCTGA
- a CDS encoding response regulator transcription factor — MIKVLLYEDNPQLREGLTMLIDGSDGFTVLASYKNCDNVTDEVKAWNPDVILMDIDMPGTNGIEGLKLIRSQNSTVKILMLTVFDDNKNVFEAIRNGANGYVLKKTPPAKLLEYIEEAASGGAPMTASIATQVLKMFSQVNTHVQNEEYHLSDREKQVLQLLVDGFSYKMIASEMFISIDTVRSHIKKIYEKLHVNSKSEAVAKAFKDKLL, encoded by the coding sequence ATGATCAAAGTATTGCTGTATGAAGACAATCCGCAACTGCGTGAAGGGTTAACCATGTTGATCGATGGCAGTGATGGATTTACTGTACTTGCATCTTACAAAAACTGCGATAACGTAACTGATGAAGTGAAGGCATGGAACCCTGATGTGATCTTAATGGACATTGATATGCCGGGTACCAATGGTATTGAAGGGTTGAAATTGATCCGCTCACAAAACAGCACGGTAAAAATTTTAATGCTCACGGTATTTGATGATAACAAGAATGTATTTGAAGCCATCCGCAATGGTGCGAATGGGTATGTGTTGAAGAAAACTCCACCGGCTAAATTGTTAGAATATATCGAAGAGGCTGCCAGCGGCGGAGCACCAATGACAGCTTCCATTGCTACACAGGTACTCAAAATGTTTTCGCAGGTAAATACGCATGTTCAAAATGAAGAATACCATTTGAGCGACCGTGAAAAACAAGTACTGCAGTTACTGGTTGATGGCTTCAGTTATAAAATGATCGCTTCCGAAATGTTCATTTCCATTGATACTGTTCGAAGTCATATCAAAAAGATCTACGAAAAGCTCCACGTCAATTCAAAAAGCGAAGCAGTAGCAAAAGCATTTAAGGATAAATTGCTGTAA
- a CDS encoding GNAT family N-acetyltransferase, which translates to MFPVLTTERLVLRKVEQTDAVAVLKGYSDPLVNRHMSVVYHSLEEVQVQLDWYNEIYNTGDGIWWAFSKKENPAIVIGNGGLHQHKQEHKCVELGYWILPEEQGRGYASEAIRSICAYAFTTMDVHRIEAIVEGDNNASMQLLTKLGFAHKGARKECELKNGRYIDLHYFALLNPAH; encoded by the coding sequence ATGTTTCCTGTTCTTACCACAGAACGTTTAGTATTACGAAAGGTTGAACAAACCGATGCGGTGGCTGTATTAAAAGGCTACAGCGATCCGTTGGTGAATCGGCATATGTCGGTGGTCTATCATTCTTTGGAAGAAGTGCAGGTGCAACTCGATTGGTACAACGAAATTTATAACACAGGAGACGGGATCTGGTGGGCATTTAGCAAGAAGGAGAATCCGGCCATAGTGATTGGCAACGGCGGATTGCATCAGCACAAACAGGAGCATAAATGTGTTGAGCTTGGTTACTGGATATTACCGGAAGAGCAAGGCCGTGGCTATGCATCAGAAGCCATCCGCTCCATTTGTGCGTATGCATTTACTACGATGGATGTGCACCGCATCGAAGCCATTGTTGAAGGCGACAACAATGCAAGTATGCAATTGCTTACCAAGCTGGGCTTTGCACATAAAGGTGCTCGCAAAGAATGTGAACTGAAAAACGGGCGCTATATCGATCTCCATTATTTTGCTTTGCTCAATCCGGCGCATTAA
- a CDS encoding Crp/Fnr family transcriptional regulator — MEIELLKQFVQQIHPLPEAELERFAANWKPLTVKRKTILTAAGETERYVYFVLEGLQRAFYVGDGNKEATIVFTYPPSFSGVADSFLTQTPSLYFLETLTASRFLRISYDEMDQLMKTSPAIQQFLFKATAFALKGALHRHVELQCFTNEEKFRTLLQRSPHILNLVPHKYIASYLGMDATNFSKLLGSVKI, encoded by the coding sequence ATGGAAATTGAATTGCTTAAACAATTTGTACAACAAATTCATCCGTTGCCGGAAGCGGAGCTGGAACGTTTTGCTGCCAACTGGAAACCGCTGACCGTAAAACGGAAAACCATTCTTACAGCGGCCGGTGAAACTGAACGTTATGTTTATTTTGTGCTGGAAGGATTGCAACGTGCGTTTTATGTGGGCGATGGCAACAAAGAAGCAACCATTGTGTTTACCTATCCACCTTCCTTCAGCGGTGTAGCTGATAGTTTTCTTACACAAACTCCTTCGCTTTATTTTTTAGAAACCTTAACAGCCAGTCGTTTTCTCCGCATATCGTACGATGAAATGGACCAACTGATGAAAACTTCACCAGCCATTCAACAATTTTTATTTAAGGCAACCGCTTTCGCATTAAAAGGTGCGTTACATCGGCATGTAGAATTACAATGTTTTACAAACGAAGAAAAGTTCAGGACATTATTGCAACGCAGTCCGCATATCCTCAACCTGGTACCACACAAGTACATCGCCTCTTACCTCGGCATGGATGCCACCAACTTCAGTAAGTTGTTAGGCTCAGTTAAAATTTAA
- a CDS encoding DinB family protein: MKQINSNTLLELLQADVREILLQCSALQAKPASLLQQQPQPDKWSVAQVLEHLNFYSRFYITAIEQKLHLNQSGPNRDFTPGWLGNYFTKLMKPTAEKTIASKMKAPANAVPSAQPDATAVLTEFISHQHHLLNLLQIARTANLEYNRIPTSLTKLIKLKLGDTFRFFIAHEQRHFLQIENTLKQIELKDSSVLHAA, encoded by the coding sequence ATGAAACAGATCAATAGTAACACACTTCTTGAATTATTGCAAGCCGATGTACGTGAAATTTTATTGCAATGCTCAGCCTTGCAGGCAAAACCTGCCAGCCTGCTGCAACAACAACCACAGCCGGACAAGTGGAGTGTGGCGCAGGTATTGGAACACCTGAATTTTTATTCCCGTTTTTATATTACGGCCATTGAACAGAAATTACATTTGAATCAATCGGGGCCCAATAGAGATTTTACACCCGGTTGGCTGGGTAATTATTTTACAAAGCTGATGAAGCCTACAGCCGAAAAAACCATTGCATCAAAAATGAAAGCACCGGCCAATGCAGTTCCTTCGGCTCAGCCCGATGCAACGGCAGTTTTAACGGAGTTTATCAGTCATCAACATCATTTGCTCAACCTGTTACAAATTGCCCGTACTGCTAATCTTGAATACAACCGTATTCCAACTTCGCTTACAAAATTGATCAAGTTAAAGCTGGGCGATACGTTCCGTTTCTTTATTGCACATGAGCAACGGCATTTTTTACAAATTGAAAACACCCTGAAACAGATCGAGTTGAAAGATTCATCTGTTTTACACGCTGCCTGA
- a CDS encoding serine hydrolase domain-containing protein, with product MKRIFIVAIAIGLLFFSSCRKDVYSTAVTPVGGVLPKNANHPMKDSLEFIINKHIAKGVPGVQVMVKNADGWYIANAGYAKVEIKTPIEDNMTAWVYSISKTYLAVVALRLKEKGILNLDAKISSYLSQDVIKHLANADKITVRQLMNHSSGLRNHTVEPSFQLFQLNNPLTVLTLEEKVKFVYDKPALFEPGTDFFYSNTGYTLLQWVVEKVSNKPYAQVLREEILQPLNLTKTFYGVTDQQALQLGFPNYYFERYNNGQLENATQWHNTIAKGLEGYGGIAANGTDVIRFMESLINGNIISPESLTEMRTWVQGKESTEPDYGLGFEYFGSYNKTVPTVTYGHEGDGLGGTTQVLYIPANNTYLFISINAGRQLFGEYLFRTSDLKIDLCRYAATYR from the coding sequence ATGAAACGGATTTTCATCGTTGCTATCGCTATCGGCTTGCTGTTTTTTTCTTCCTGTCGTAAGGATGTTTACAGTACTGCTGTTACGCCTGTGGGTGGAGTATTGCCAAAAAATGCAAACCATCCAATGAAAGACAGTCTTGAATTTATTATCAATAAACATATAGCCAAGGGTGTTCCGGGTGTGCAGGTAATGGTCAAGAATGCAGATGGCTGGTATATTGCAAATGCCGGTTATGCAAAAGTGGAAATCAAAACACCTATTGAAGATAATATGACGGCTTGGGTATACAGTATTTCCAAAACCTATCTTGCTGTTGTTGCATTACGATTGAAAGAAAAAGGAATTCTGAATCTTGATGCAAAGATCTCCAGCTATCTTTCGCAGGATGTAATAAAGCATTTGGCAAATGCTGATAAGATCACCGTGCGGCAACTGATGAATCACAGTAGCGGGTTGCGCAACCATACGGTAGAACCTTCGTTTCAATTATTTCAATTGAATAATCCATTGACTGTGCTGACTCTTGAAGAGAAAGTGAAATTCGTGTACGACAAACCTGCGCTGTTTGAACCGGGAACAGATTTCTTTTATTCCAACACAGGTTATACATTGTTGCAGTGGGTTGTAGAAAAAGTAAGTAACAAGCCTTATGCGCAAGTGTTGCGGGAAGAAATTCTGCAGCCATTGAATCTTACAAAAACATTTTACGGAGTTACCGATCAACAAGCGCTGCAGTTAGGTTTTCCCAATTATTATTTTGAACGATATAACAATGGTCAACTGGAAAATGCAACGCAATGGCATAATACTATTGCGAAAGGATTGGAAGGCTATGGTGGTATTGCTGCCAATGGAACAGATGTAATTCGTTTCATGGAGTCTTTGATCAACGGTAATATCATCAGCCCTGAATCATTAACGGAAATGCGCACATGGGTACAAGGCAAAGAAAGTACAGAACCCGACTATGGATTGGGTTTTGAATACTTTGGCAGCTATAACAAAACGGTTCCTACTGTTACGTACGGACATGAAGGTGATGGATTGGGCGGCACTACACAGGTTTTATACATTCCTGCCAACAATACATATTTATTTATCAGCATTAATGCAGGTCGTCAGTTGTTTGGTGAGTATTTGTTCCGCACCAGCGATCTTAAAATTGATCTGTGCCGTTATGCAGCAACCTATCGTTGA
- a CDS encoding serine hydrolase — translation MKQTFIILLFLTQKVIAQSPSQVKLKIDSLMQLYVDTKQFSGNVLVAKGTDVFYLKSFGYANREEKIENRAGTNFNIASMGKTFTATLIMQLVQEGKISIDQTLSSILPEYKVKKADSITVRHLLTHTSGVGNYMMHVNFEAERHQLKSLNDVMPFVVAMEPTLDYVGQRHDYSNSGFILLGRIIEKITGRSYMQNMEERIFKPSAIKQSYIHYPATFFAPKEATPYLAYTAKTFVNAAAEEFPAFSDGGMQSNVLDLYYFANALLQGKLLSPAMRDSMWSGKVETGRAGKYSFGWEDEQTDYDKRVFSHSGGGKGFSSDLKIVKEDGYIVIVLINNRVNPREVTHNILRILYGKEIRKPEKYLENVLMEVTEQKGFDYVRKNYKSIIKERGFDKTPNPWVYIMYSDMFETLKDFDKAFEVMEMGREEFPKETSMYNVTGQLYANQKKYKEAAEWFQKALAIDPKDGFATMMMSNIKSKL, via the coding sequence ATGAAACAAACCTTCATCATCTTACTTTTTCTTACACAAAAAGTAATTGCTCAGTCACCTTCACAGGTAAAATTGAAAATTGACAGCCTCATGCAATTGTATGTGGATACAAAACAGTTTTCAGGAAATGTATTGGTGGCAAAAGGAACCGATGTGTTTTATTTGAAATCCTTCGGGTATGCCAACCGGGAAGAAAAAATTGAGAATCGTGCCGGCACCAATTTCAATATTGCTTCCATGGGTAAAACGTTTACCGCCACACTTATTATGCAGTTGGTGCAGGAAGGAAAAATATCAATCGATCAAACGCTGTCTTCCATTCTGCCCGAGTACAAGGTGAAGAAAGCCGATAGTATTACCGTTCGGCATCTGCTTACCCATACCTCTGGTGTTGGTAATTATATGATGCATGTAAATTTTGAAGCAGAGCGTCATCAGCTAAAATCGTTGAATGATGTAATGCCGTTTGTAGTGGCAATGGAGCCAACGTTGGATTATGTCGGGCAGCGTCATGATTATTCCAATTCTGGATTTATATTGTTGGGGAGGATCATCGAGAAAATTACGGGTAGGTCTTACATGCAAAATATGGAAGAACGCATTTTTAAGCCTTCTGCTATTAAACAATCCTATATACATTACCCGGCAACGTTCTTTGCGCCAAAAGAGGCGACGCCTTATTTGGCATACACAGCAAAAACATTTGTGAATGCAGCAGCAGAAGAATTTCCGGCTTTTTCTGATGGCGGCATGCAATCAAATGTGCTTGATTTGTATTACTTCGCCAATGCATTACTGCAAGGGAAGTTGCTGTCACCTGCCATGCGTGACAGTATGTGGAGTGGAAAAGTAGAAACAGGCAGGGCGGGGAAATACAGTTTTGGATGGGAAGATGAACAAACCGATTATGATAAAAGAGTATTTAGTCATAGCGGTGGTGGAAAAGGCTTTTCATCTGATCTTAAAATCGTAAAAGAAGATGGATACATTGTTATTGTATTGATCAACAACCGTGTAAATCCTCGTGAAGTAACGCACAATATTTTACGCATTCTGTACGGAAAAGAAATTCGGAAGCCTGAAAAATATCTTGAGAATGTATTAATGGAAGTAACTGAACAGAAGGGCTTTGACTATGTGCGTAAAAATTACAAATCCATCATTAAAGAAAGAGGGTTTGATAAAACGCCTAACCCCTGGGTGTATATCATGTACTCCGATATGTTTGAAACCTTGAAGGATTTTGATAAAGCCTTTGAAGTAATGGAAATGGGACGGGAAGAATTTCCAAAGGAAACATCCATGTATAATGTAACCGGTCAATTGTATGCCAACCAAAAAAAGTACAAGGAAGCGGCCGAATGGTTCCAGAAAGCATTGGCGATTGATCCGAAAGATGGCTTTGCCACAATGATGATGAGTAATATTAAAAGTAAATTATAA
- a CDS encoding dihydrofolate reductase family protein translates to MSRDRMARKVIVYIAASVDGFIAGPDGDLSFLSSVEKEGEDYGYAAFVETVDTVIVGKNTYDKVLSMGYAFPHANKESYIITRTERATEGTTVFYTGDVAELVRKLKTKEEQNIFVDGGAYVVNQLLQQQLIDEIYLSIIPVLLGGGIALFKQENPMQQLKLQSAKHFDTGLVQLHYLFPKADQ, encoded by the coding sequence ATGTCCCGTGATCGTATGGCAAGAAAAGTGATCGTTTATATTGCTGCAAGTGTGGACGGTTTTATAGCAGGCCCTGATGGTGATCTTTCTTTTTTATCAAGTGTGGAAAAGGAAGGAGAAGATTATGGCTATGCAGCTTTTGTTGAAACGGTTGATACGGTGATCGTGGGCAAGAATACGTACGATAAAGTATTGTCGATGGGATATGCCTTTCCACATGCAAACAAAGAATCCTATATCATTACAAGAACGGAGCGGGCAACAGAGGGAACAACTGTTTTTTATACAGGCGATGTAGCAGAGTTGGTACGGAAGCTGAAGACAAAAGAAGAGCAAAATATATTTGTGGACGGTGGTGCTTACGTGGTCAATCAACTTTTGCAGCAGCAGTTGATCGATGAAATTTATCTCTCGATCATTCCTGTGCTACTCGGGGGTGGCATTGCCTTGTTCAAGCAGGAAAATCCAATGCAACAGTTGAAATTGCAATCTGCAAAACACTTTGATACAGGCCTTGTTCAATTGCATTATTTGTTTCCAAAAGCAGACCAGTGA